A stretch of the Actinomyces qiguomingii genome encodes the following:
- a CDS encoding FAD-dependent oxidoreductase — MNARPLNVAVIGAGPAGIYASDILSKSGLDVSIDLFERLPAPYGLVRYGVAPDHPRIKQIIVALYKILQRGDIRLIGNVEVGRDISVAELHEHYDALIFSTGADTDAPLDIPGVDAPESYGGADFVSWYDGHPDHPRTWPLEAKEVAVIGVGNVALDISRILAKHARDLLTTEIPANVAGALAQSPVTDVHVFGRRGPAQVKFTPLELRELGKQPDVDVTVDEEDFEYDEGSRQALAASNQQRQVVKALEGYAMQEPEDLTASRTIHIHLFQAPSAILTDDAGHVRALRTERTRLNGDGTVSGTGEFREWPVQAVYRAVGYAGSPIEGLPFDADRHVIPNAGGRVLGDDGAPLTGIYATGWIRRGPVGLIGSTKSDAQETITNLVADANAGLLHATTDDASQIGHDALLALLDSREVPYTTWEGWELLDAYERELGEAYGEVTVTGGDAKSRERVKVVARDAMTAISRGTEVPADLIGEPEEVRVPARVVHRLQD, encoded by the coding sequence GTGAACGCACGCCCCCTCAATGTAGCCGTCATCGGTGCAGGTCCGGCCGGCATCTACGCCTCGGACATCCTGTCGAAGTCGGGCCTGGACGTGAGCATCGACCTGTTCGAGCGCCTGCCCGCCCCCTACGGTCTGGTGCGCTACGGCGTTGCCCCCGATCACCCGCGCATCAAGCAGATCATCGTGGCCCTGTATAAGATCCTCCAGCGCGGTGACATCCGGCTGATCGGCAACGTTGAGGTTGGTCGCGATATCAGCGTCGCGGAGCTGCACGAGCACTACGATGCCCTTATCTTCTCCACCGGCGCGGACACCGACGCGCCCCTGGACATCCCTGGTGTCGACGCCCCGGAGTCCTATGGTGGCGCCGACTTCGTCTCCTGGTACGACGGCCACCCCGACCACCCGCGCACCTGGCCACTGGAGGCCAAGGAGGTCGCCGTCATCGGCGTCGGCAATGTCGCGCTGGACATCTCCCGCATCCTGGCCAAGCACGCCCGGGATCTGCTGACCACTGAGATCCCGGCGAATGTGGCCGGGGCCCTGGCGCAGTCCCCGGTCACCGATGTGCACGTCTTCGGCCGCCGTGGCCCCGCCCAGGTGAAGTTCACGCCCCTGGAGTTGCGCGAGCTCGGTAAGCAACCCGACGTCGACGTCACGGTCGATGAGGAGGACTTCGAATACGACGAGGGCTCCCGCCAGGCGCTGGCCGCATCCAACCAGCAGCGGCAGGTAGTTAAGGCCCTGGAGGGCTACGCCATGCAGGAGCCCGAGGACCTGACCGCCTCCCGCACCATCCATATCCATCTGTTTCAGGCGCCGTCGGCGATCCTCACCGACGACGCCGGGCATGTGCGCGCCCTGCGCACCGAACGCACCCGCCTGAACGGCGACGGCACCGTCTCGGGCACGGGCGAGTTCCGGGAGTGGCCGGTTCAGGCCGTCTACCGGGCCGTCGGCTACGCGGGCAGTCCCATTGAGGGCCTGCCCTTCGACGCCGACCGGCATGTGATCCCCAATGCCGGCGGTCGTGTGCTGGGGGACGACGGCGCGCCGCTGACCGGCATCTACGCCACCGGATGGATCCGGCGCGGTCCCGTGGGATTGATCGGCTCCACCAAGTCCGACGCCCAGGAGACGATTACGAACCTGGTCGCCGACGCCAACGCCGGCCTGCTGCACGCCACCACCGACGACGCCTCCCAGATCGGTCACGACGCGCTGCTGGCGCTGCTCGACTCACGCGAGGTGCCCTACACCACCTGGGAGGGCTGGGAGCTGCTGGACGCCTACGAGCGCGAACTGGGCGAGGCCTACGGTGAGGTTACGGTCACCGGCGGGGACGCCAAGTCGCGTGAGCGTGTCAAAGTCGTCGCCCGCGACGCCATGACCGCCATCTCCCGCGGCACGGAGGTACCGGCCGACCTCATCGGTGAACCGGAGGAGGTGCGAGTACCTGCACGGGTTGTCCACCGCTTGCAGGACTGA
- the ald gene encoding alanine dehydrogenase, protein MRIGVPTEVKDHEFRVALTPAGVDTLVRSGHQVTVQAGAGQGAGIADEQYQAAGATLAAGAGRVWGDAEMILKVKEPLPSEFGYLREDLLLFTYLHLAADRGLTEALLDKRVTAVAYETVADDDGGLPLLAPMSEIAGRLGAQVGADALLAPNGGSGVLLGGAAGVRRGNVVVLGGGTAGFAAARVAAGMGADVTVMDVNPARMRQIDELTGGTVRTRFSTPLDVAGAVADADLVIGAVLVPGARTPRLVTHEMVKAMRPGSVLVDIAIDQGGCFEDSRVTTHSEPTYQVDGKIFYAVGNMPGAVSYTSTYALTNATLPYAAALADAGWREACRGDAALARGLAVHDGALYTAGVGQALDLELADVAALLG, encoded by the coding sequence ATGCGCATTGGCGTTCCCACCGAGGTCAAGGACCACGAGTTCCGTGTAGCACTCACGCCCGCGGGTGTGGACACGCTCGTGCGTAGCGGACACCAGGTGACCGTTCAGGCCGGGGCCGGCCAGGGCGCCGGTATAGCCGATGAGCAGTACCAAGCCGCCGGGGCGACCTTGGCTGCTGGTGCCGGCCGCGTCTGGGGCGATGCCGAGATGATCCTCAAGGTTAAGGAGCCGCTCCCCTCGGAGTTCGGTTACCTGCGTGAGGATCTGCTGCTGTTCACCTACCTGCATCTGGCCGCCGACCGTGGGTTGACCGAGGCCCTGCTGGACAAGCGGGTCACCGCCGTTGCCTATGAGACGGTTGCCGACGATGATGGCGGCCTGCCGCTGCTGGCCCCCATGTCGGAGATTGCGGGGCGGCTGGGCGCTCAGGTGGGGGCGGATGCGCTGCTCGCCCCGAATGGAGGCTCCGGAGTGTTGCTCGGCGGCGCCGCCGGTGTGCGCCGCGGCAACGTGGTGGTGCTGGGCGGTGGCACCGCCGGATTTGCGGCCGCGCGCGTGGCCGCGGGCATGGGGGCGGATGTGACCGTTATGGACGTCAACCCCGCAAGAATGCGCCAGATTGATGAGCTCACCGGCGGGACGGTGCGAACGCGCTTCTCCACCCCGCTGGATGTGGCCGGGGCCGTGGCCGACGCCGACCTGGTGATCGGTGCGGTGCTCGTGCCCGGAGCCCGTACCCCGAGGCTGGTCACCCATGAGATGGTCAAGGCCATGCGCCCGGGATCAGTGTTGGTGGACATCGCTATCGACCAGGGCGGGTGCTTCGAGGACTCCCGGGTTACCACCCACTCCGAGCCCACCTACCAGGTGGACGGCAAGATCTTCTACGCCGTGGGTAACATGCCCGGGGCGGTGTCATACACCTCCACCTACGCACTGACCAACGCGACCCTGCCCTATGCTGCGGCGCTGGCCGACGCCGGTTGGCGTGAGGCCTGCCGGGGGGATGCAGCCCTTGCGCGTGGCTTGGCTGTCCATGACGGCGCCCTGTACACGGCCGGCGTCGGGCAGGCCCTGGACCTTGAACTCGCCGACGTCGCCGCCCTGCTTGGCTGA
- the htpX gene encoding zinc metalloprotease HtpX, protein MTGTNHHNGLKTAVLIGGLWGLLLLVGWLLAQGTGSSIWLVIMPVIGVAQTAYAYWNSDRLAVRSMGAIEVTEAQQPVMYAVVRELSTAAGQPMPRLYVAPTMSPNAFATGRDPQHAAVCCTQGILQLLNRRELRGVLGHELAHVYNRDILTGSIAAGIAGVISSIATGILWFGGGRDRREGNGLVLLLVALLAPLAASLTQFAVSRTREYDADHDGALLTNDPLALASALHKLETGVAAAPLPQDPRLEPVSAMMIANPFGRVKSLFATHPPMAQRIARLEQMAGY, encoded by the coding sequence ATGACAGGCACGAACCACCACAACGGACTCAAGACGGCGGTCCTTATAGGCGGCCTATGGGGGCTGCTGCTCCTTGTCGGGTGGCTGCTGGCTCAGGGTACGGGTTCGAGCATATGGCTGGTCATAATGCCGGTGATCGGTGTGGCTCAAACTGCCTACGCCTACTGGAACTCCGATCGGCTGGCGGTGCGCTCCATGGGTGCGATCGAGGTCACCGAGGCGCAGCAGCCGGTCATGTACGCCGTCGTGCGCGAGCTGTCCACTGCCGCCGGCCAGCCCATGCCGCGGCTTTACGTTGCGCCCACCATGAGCCCTAACGCCTTCGCCACCGGCCGTGATCCGCAGCATGCCGCCGTATGCTGCACCCAGGGGATACTGCAACTGCTCAACCGGCGCGAACTGCGCGGCGTGCTCGGCCACGAACTGGCCCACGTGTACAACCGGGACATTCTCACCGGCTCGATCGCAGCCGGCATCGCTGGAGTTATCTCCTCGATCGCCACCGGCATCCTGTGGTTCGGCGGCGGCCGCGACCGGCGCGAGGGAAATGGCCTGGTACTACTGCTGGTTGCCCTGCTGGCGCCGCTGGCGGCCAGCCTGACTCAGTTCGCCGTCTCCCGCACCCGCGAGTACGACGCCGACCACGACGGTGCGCTCCTGACCAATGACCCGCTCGCCTTGGCCAGTGCCCTGCACAAGCTGGAGACCGGCGTCGCCGCCGCCCCGCTGCCTCAGGATCCGCGCCTGGAGCCGGTCAGCGCCATGATGATCGCCAACCCCTTCGGTCGGGTGAAGAGCCTGTTCGCCACCCACCCGCCGATGGCGCAGCGCATCGCCCGCCTGGAACAGATGGCCGGCTACTGA
- the rpmG gene encoding 50S ribosomal protein L33 produces MASKSSDVRPKITLACSECKERNYITKKNRRNTPDRLSLSKYCSRCRRHTEHRETR; encoded by the coding sequence GTGGCTAGCAAATCCAGCGACGTTCGTCCCAAGATCACTCTGGCATGCTCGGAGTGCAAGGAACGTAACTACATCACCAAGAAGAACCGCCGAAACACCCCGGACCGGTTGTCCCTGTCCAAGTACTGCTCGCGCTGCAGAAGGCACACGGAGCACCGCGAGACCCGCTGA
- a CDS encoding MaoC/PaaZ C-terminal domain-containing protein translates to MAAVIAQVLARNAYEYPSDFTARATRAAQTLLPAVLTLNRLADRLGRDANAQDTSWRGGLSGLIHRRCRLAPAHGDARNWPAPEPTTHPSIAPVESVSLARTNSRGWELIRCTAVVRQAGLAWESGVRVVHDLARRTTASARTPGVAVPASALPPIRMLTLNAGDLCAWARATADNNPIHLHAGAALNAGMAVEEDEIVAHGLLLGAVSLALVPAAGTVDLRLTGAVRLPLNGTAALCAHTDGSLTAGGSGVLARR, encoded by the coding sequence ATGGCCGCCGTCATCGCGCAAGTGCTGGCACGCAACGCCTACGAGTACCCATCCGACTTCACGGCGCGCGCCACTAGGGCCGCACAGACGCTCCTGCCGGCCGTGCTGACACTGAACCGGCTCGCCGATCGACTCGGCCGTGACGCTAATGCGCAGGACACCTCCTGGCGTGGGGGCCTGTCCGGCCTGATCCACCGCCGCTGCCGACTTGCACCTGCCCACGGCGATGCGCGCAACTGGCCAGCGCCCGAGCCGACCACACACCCGAGCATCGCCCCGGTGGAGTCCGTGTCCCTGGCGCGCACCAACAGCCGGGGCTGGGAGCTGATTCGGTGCACCGCGGTGGTACGTCAGGCCGGTCTCGCCTGGGAAAGCGGGGTCCGGGTCGTTCATGACCTCGCTCGCAGGACCACGGCGTCGGCCCGGACTCCGGGCGTCGCCGTACCGGCCAGTGCACTCCCACCCATCCGGATGCTCACCCTGAACGCTGGCGACCTGTGCGCCTGGGCGCGGGCGACCGCCGACAACAACCCCATTCACCTCCATGCCGGGGCGGCGCTGAATGCCGGAATGGCCGTGGAGGAGGACGAAATCGTTGCCCATGGGCTGCTGCTGGGGGCTGTGAGTCTCGCATTAGTGCCTGCGGCGGGTACGGTGGACCTGCGCTTGACCGGCGCCGTCCGGCTGCCGCTGAACGGGACGGCGGCGCTGTGCGCCCATACCGACGGTTCCCTCACCGCAGGCGGGAGCGGCGTACTGGCACGTCGCTGA
- a CDS encoding Maf family protein, producing MLVLASQSTGRLATLRAAGVKPQVLVSNVDESAVLAELAAAHAAADAPAPTPAEQVQALARAKAHDVAVAPATAALPTDPALVVIGCDSMLEIDGAVVGKPETPQRARERWQAMRGRSGILHTGHFLVRPSDAATAEGVSSTVVHFGSPTDAEIDAYVASGEPLWCAGAFTIDGLGGAFIDGVEGDPHGVVGISLPLVRRLLADLGVIWTDLWA from the coding sequence GTGCTTGTTCTGGCGTCACAATCCACCGGCCGACTGGCCACACTGCGCGCGGCCGGCGTCAAACCGCAGGTGCTGGTCTCCAATGTCGATGAGTCCGCCGTCCTGGCTGAACTCGCCGCCGCTCACGCCGCCGCCGACGCACCCGCCCCTACTCCCGCAGAACAGGTGCAGGCGTTGGCACGCGCCAAGGCGCACGATGTGGCCGTCGCCCCTGCTACCGCTGCGCTGCCGACAGATCCGGCACTGGTGGTGATCGGTTGCGACTCCATGTTGGAGATCGACGGTGCGGTAGTCGGCAAGCCGGAGACGCCGCAACGCGCCCGCGAGCGCTGGCAGGCCATGCGCGGTCGCAGCGGCATCCTGCACACCGGCCACTTCCTGGTGCGTCCCTCCGACGCAGCCACCGCCGAGGGCGTCTCCTCTACCGTGGTGCACTTCGGTTCCCCCACCGACGCCGAGATCGACGCCTATGTCGCCTCCGGGGAGCCGCTGTGGTGTGCGGGTGCCTTCACCATTGACGGGCTGGGCGGAGCCTTCATTGACGGCGTTGAGGGCGACCCGCATGGCGTGGTGGGGATCTCCCTGCCGCTTGTGCGCCGACTCCTGGCCGACCTGGGTGTCATCTGGACGGATCTGTGGGCATAG
- a CDS encoding biotin--[acetyl-CoA-carboxylase] ligase — protein sequence MSPSSPFNRLEVVERTGSTNTDLRRALSGPDGLLDPDAAASWPHMSALRAITQTAGRGRAEHAWTTPPAGALTASIVLRPLVPAKRLAWLPLLVGLAVSRALAPRLESVGWATATKWPNDVIAVPIPDTPAPEDLPGWGSGRKLAGILTELIAPAGFGSEAPQAEAGAGVGAACDRRRAAAVVVGIGVNLFQPAGDMPVPWAASLTSLGAPVNADDPAAVLNECGWQLARLLPVWERVCGDPDAGDGLLGAELRSSCATLGQTVRVTGADGELTGTAVDLNPSLVLEVHDDGPPHRAVVTAGDVVRVRAAGSGV from the coding sequence ATGAGCCCCTCCTCGCCGTTCAACCGGCTCGAAGTTGTGGAGCGCACCGGTTCCACCAACACCGATCTGCGGCGGGCGCTATCCGGTCCCGATGGCCTGCTGGACCCGGATGCGGCCGCCAGCTGGCCACATATGTCAGCCCTGCGTGCCATCACCCAGACTGCCGGTCGTGGTCGCGCCGAACACGCCTGGACCACGCCTCCCGCGGGCGCACTGACGGCCTCCATCGTGTTGCGACCACTCGTACCCGCCAAGCGTCTGGCGTGGCTGCCGCTGCTCGTGGGCTTGGCTGTTTCACGTGCCCTGGCCCCTCGGCTGGAGTCCGTGGGCTGGGCGACGGCGACCAAATGGCCCAATGATGTCATCGCCGTGCCAATTCCCGACACGCCCGCTCCTGAAGATCTTCCCGGTTGGGGGAGTGGCCGCAAACTGGCTGGCATTCTCACGGAGTTGATAGCACCCGCGGGTTTCGGCTCCGAAGCCCCGCAGGCGGAGGCCGGCGCGGGGGTCGGCGCCGCTTGTGACCGGCGTCGGGCGGCCGCAGTCGTGGTGGGCATCGGCGTCAACCTTTTTCAACCCGCCGGCGACATGCCCGTACCCTGGGCCGCCTCGTTGACCTCATTGGGCGCGCCCGTCAACGCCGACGACCCCGCGGCGGTGCTGAATGAGTGCGGGTGGCAGCTGGCCCGCCTGCTGCCCGTCTGGGAGAGAGTCTGCGGTGACCCCGACGCCGGAGACGGCCTGTTGGGGGCTGAGTTGCGCTCTTCCTGCGCAACCCTCGGGCAGACTGTGAGGGTTACCGGTGCCGACGGCGAGCTGACGGGCACGGCAGTGGACCTCAACCCGTCCCTCGTGCTTGAGGTGCACGACGACGGCCCACCGCATCGCGCAGTTGTGACCGCCGGTGATGTGGTCCGTGTACGTGCCGCGGGTTCGGGCGTCTGA
- a CDS encoding adenylate/guanylate cyclase domain-containing protein yields MADAPATEEWATVRGHERRLLQGNPNLSLREVAEQAGTGMDLAGRFWRAMGFADVDPDEIHFTAQDATALRTVADLIDEVDDGLPSQSAPGGGLAASSVLELLRAQSFTMDRLVLWQLETLVSDISQRLHLDDTAARLVALDHIDEMIDSLSGQLIYVWRRHLASLLDRTDSEVSRRGVEDAGPDYYPLIRSLGFVDIVSFTQRAQTMGRMELSEMLDDFESTARDVVTSRGARVVKTIGDAVMYIADDLSTAADVVTALVEELQSGPEMMRVRASLVQGRVVSRSGDVFGPPVNLASRLVDTAEPGGIRMDEATAMGILNGPDAHRYTVHPCHEVVAKGLGNVTPWALALS; encoded by the coding sequence ATGGCGGACGCCCCGGCCACTGAGGAGTGGGCCACAGTCCGCGGCCACGAGCGACGACTGCTGCAAGGGAACCCCAATCTCAGCCTGCGTGAGGTCGCCGAACAGGCCGGCACCGGAATGGATCTGGCGGGACGCTTCTGGCGCGCCATGGGATTCGCCGACGTCGACCCTGACGAGATCCATTTCACCGCGCAGGACGCCACCGCCCTGCGCACCGTTGCTGATCTGATCGACGAGGTCGACGACGGCTTGCCGTCCCAGTCCGCGCCCGGGGGCGGACTAGCTGCCAGCAGTGTTCTGGAACTGCTGCGCGCCCAGTCTTTCACCATGGACCGGCTGGTGCTCTGGCAACTGGAGACACTCGTCTCGGACATCTCCCAGCGTCTCCACCTGGATGACACCGCCGCCCGGCTGGTGGCCCTGGATCACATCGATGAGATGATCGATTCCCTGTCCGGGCAGCTGATCTACGTGTGGCGCCGACACCTAGCCTCTCTGCTGGACCGCACCGACTCGGAGGTCTCCCGGCGTGGCGTGGAAGACGCGGGCCCCGACTATTACCCGCTGATCCGCTCCCTGGGTTTTGTGGACATCGTCTCATTCACGCAGCGGGCTCAGACCATGGGGCGCATGGAGTTGTCGGAGATGCTGGACGACTTTGAATCGACCGCCCGTGATGTGGTGACCTCTCGCGGTGCCCGGGTGGTTAAGACCATCGGAGACGCCGTCATGTACATCGCCGATGACCTGAGCACCGCCGCGGACGTTGTCACCGCTCTGGTGGAGGAACTCCAATCCGGCCCGGAGATGATGCGGGTGCGTGCCAGTCTGGTGCAGGGCCGGGTGGTTTCGCGCTCCGGTGACGTGTTCGGACCACCCGTGAATCTGGCCTCCCGGCTGGTGGACACCGCCGAGCCCGGCGGCATCCGCATGGATGAGGCCACCGCGATGGGCATCCTTAACGGCCCCGATGCTCACCGGTACACGGTCCACCCGTGCCACGAGGTGGTCGCCAAAGGGCTGGGCAATGTGACCCCCTGGGCGCTGGCGCTGAGCTGA
- a CDS encoding response regulator transcription factor, with amino-acid sequence MTNVLLVEDDPAISEPLARAFGREGYEVHAHGTGKGALEDLDGADIIVLDLGLPDIDGLDVARQVRARGLTIPILMLTARSEDTDLVVGLDAGADDYVTKPFRLAELLARVRAQVRRASGEVTEDELVAGDIRVDVAAHRAFAGSQELQLTTREFELLRVLVRGGGQPLSSEDILKEVWGEDPTGTEHTLAMHITWLRRKLGDQTEEPSLLVSDAGGYRLAV; translated from the coding sequence ATGACGAATGTGCTTCTCGTTGAGGACGACCCCGCCATCTCCGAGCCGCTGGCCCGGGCCTTCGGCCGGGAGGGCTACGAGGTCCACGCCCACGGCACGGGCAAGGGGGCCCTTGAAGACCTGGACGGGGCGGACATCATCGTCCTGGATCTGGGACTGCCCGACATCGACGGCCTGGATGTGGCCCGTCAAGTGCGCGCCCGGGGATTGACTATCCCGATCCTGATGCTCACCGCCCGCAGTGAGGACACCGACCTGGTGGTTGGCCTGGACGCAGGCGCGGATGACTATGTCACCAAGCCCTTCCGGCTGGCCGAGCTGCTGGCCCGTGTCCGTGCCCAGGTGCGGCGTGCCTCCGGTGAGGTGACCGAGGACGAGCTGGTTGCTGGCGACATCCGTGTGGACGTGGCCGCCCACCGCGCCTTCGCTGGCTCGCAAGAACTGCAGCTGACCACTCGCGAATTCGAGCTTCTGCGCGTGCTGGTGCGCGGTGGCGGCCAGCCGCTGTCATCCGAGGACATCCTCAAGGAGGTCTGGGGCGAGGACCCCACGGGAACCGAGCACACCTTGGCCATGCACATCACCTGGTTGCGCCGCAAGCTGGGAGATCAGACCGAGGAACCATCACTGCTCGTATCCGACGCCGGGGGATATCGGCTGGCGGTGTGA
- a CDS encoding sensor histidine kinase: MQRRAMQMTMAAVSVAVILLGVPLGGAWIVVASRASSANEDHLRVILIVVLTTVGLAAVALMAAYIFAAKASRRISAPLIYLAAEAEQLGSGQVRPRLRSSGIEEIDLVQAELVRSAERVAGRIAAERQFASDASHQLRTPLTSLSLRLEEIELLSTQEEVREEARACIEQVDRLTGVVGDLLRISRRTGGGTTEALHLADVFAQQREEWEPAFHDAGRDITFTDEIDVPVLATPGSLGQVLATVIENSLRYGGGTTSVNVRSADGGHGVFIDIGDEGKGVDEDIAPNVFERNVSGHGSTGVGLALAKDLVEADGGRIELSQRRPAVFSILLNAVPKSLDPNNVLPRGALVSVGRRRRL; this comes from the coding sequence ATGCAGCGCCGAGCGATGCAGATGACTATGGCGGCGGTGTCGGTGGCCGTAATCCTCCTGGGAGTGCCGTTGGGCGGGGCGTGGATCGTCGTAGCCTCCAGGGCCTCCTCCGCCAACGAGGACCACCTGCGGGTGATTCTCATCGTGGTGCTCACTACCGTCGGCCTGGCTGCGGTGGCGCTGATGGCGGCATACATATTCGCGGCGAAGGCCTCACGGCGCATCAGTGCCCCGCTGATTTATCTGGCGGCTGAGGCCGAGCAGCTTGGCTCCGGGCAGGTGCGTCCGCGTCTGCGCTCCAGCGGTATCGAGGAGATCGATCTGGTGCAGGCCGAGCTGGTGCGCAGCGCCGAGCGTGTGGCCGGACGCATTGCCGCTGAGCGGCAGTTCGCCTCCGACGCCTCGCACCAGTTGCGCACGCCGCTGACCTCGCTGAGTCTGCGCCTGGAGGAGATCGAGCTGCTGTCCACCCAGGAGGAGGTGCGTGAGGAGGCACGCGCCTGCATTGAGCAGGTCGATCGGCTAACGGGCGTGGTGGGGGATCTGCTGCGTATTTCGCGGCGCACCGGCGGGGGGACCACCGAGGCCCTCCACCTGGCCGATGTTTTCGCGCAGCAGCGCGAGGAATGGGAACCGGCCTTCCATGATGCCGGTCGCGATATCACCTTTACCGATGAGATCGATGTGCCGGTGCTGGCCACCCCCGGGTCTCTCGGGCAGGTGCTGGCCACGGTTATCGAGAACTCGTTGCGTTACGGGGGCGGGACTACCAGTGTCAATGTGCGCAGCGCCGACGGCGGGCACGGCGTCTTCATTGACATCGGCGATGAGGGGAAGGGCGTGGATGAGGATATCGCCCCCAACGTATTTGAGCGCAATGTCTCCGGGCATGGTTCCACCGGGGTGGGGCTGGCACTGGCCAAGGACCTGGTGGAGGCAGACGGCGGGCGCATTGAGCTTTCCCAGCGCCGACCCGCGGTTTTCTCGATCCTGCTCAACGCGGTGCCCAAGTCGCTGGATCCGAACAATGTGCTGCCCCGCGGCGCACTGGTGAGTGTGGGGCGGCGACGTCGACTTTAA
- a CDS encoding VTT domain-containing protein produces MTALTPATALSPGALSAALPAMPAPGLGPEWLDAANLITKIVEWFGPWAIVGVMLVIFAETGLLVGFFLPGDSLLFTLGMFVATGAVGVHIWVAAPLLWVAAIVGNQTGYAIGRKAGPAIFKREDSRLFKQEYVERTSAFFAKHGGKAITLAQFVPIVRTFTPVMAGVGRMHYAHFLGFNMLGATFWAFGITWLGYFLGSIKWIQENIDVMILGIVFVSVLPMVITALRNRLSATNRQPQKKGSAEPVALDAVE; encoded by the coding sequence GTGACTGCTCTGACCCCGGCTACCGCATTGTCCCCCGGCGCACTGTCGGCGGCGCTGCCGGCCATGCCCGCCCCCGGACTCGGCCCCGAATGGCTTGACGCTGCCAACTTGATCACCAAGATCGTCGAATGGTTCGGCCCCTGGGCGATCGTTGGCGTGATGCTCGTCATCTTCGCCGAGACGGGGCTCCTGGTCGGTTTCTTCCTGCCGGGGGACTCCCTGCTGTTCACGCTGGGTATGTTCGTGGCCACCGGTGCCGTCGGCGTGCACATCTGGGTGGCCGCCCCCCTGCTGTGGGTCGCCGCGATCGTCGGCAACCAGACCGGCTACGCCATCGGCCGCAAGGCCGGCCCAGCCATCTTCAAGCGGGAGGACTCGCGCCTGTTCAAGCAGGAGTACGTCGAACGCACTTCCGCGTTCTTCGCCAAGCACGGCGGCAAGGCCATTACGCTGGCCCAGTTCGTGCCGATCGTGCGCACCTTCACCCCGGTGATGGCCGGGGTGGGCCGAATGCACTACGCCCATTTCCTGGGCTTCAACATGCTTGGGGCCACCTTCTGGGCCTTCGGCATCACCTGGCTCGGTTACTTCCTGGGCTCCATCAAGTGGATCCAGGAGAACATTGACGTGATGATCCTGGGAATCGTCTTCGTCTCGGTGCTGCCCATGGTCATCACTGCGCTGCGCAACCGGCTGAGCGCGACGAACAGGCAGCCCCAGAAGAAGGGTTCCGCCGAGCCGGTCGCCCTGGACGCCGTCGAATAG
- a CDS encoding GtrA family protein, giving the protein MREFTQFGLVGALSYVIDSGLFNLLQHGPTGVLAGHPNSANIVSACVATCFSWVANRSWTYRGRTRDSAAREAFLFAFANAGGILITQFCLLFTHHALGLNGPLADNVSAYVVGFALGTAFRFLFYHYVVFTGDAATRSR; this is encoded by the coding sequence TTGCGGGAGTTCACGCAGTTCGGGCTGGTCGGCGCATTGTCCTACGTCATCGACTCCGGCCTGTTCAATCTGCTCCAGCACGGTCCAACGGGTGTGCTCGCCGGGCATCCGAACTCGGCCAACATCGTCTCCGCCTGCGTGGCGACCTGCTTCTCCTGGGTGGCCAACCGCTCCTGGACCTACCGCGGCCGCACCCGAGACAGCGCCGCTCGAGAGGCGTTCCTGTTCGCCTTCGCCAACGCCGGCGGCATCCTGATCACCCAGTTCTGCCTGCTGTTCACTCACCACGCGCTAGGGCTGAACGGCCCCCTGGCGGACAATGTCTCCGCCTATGTGGTCGGCTTCGCTCTGGGCACCGCCTTCCGCTTCCTGTTCTACCACTATGTCGTATTCACCGGCGATGCCGCCACCCGCTCCCGCTGA